TCTGCTCTTCCCAAGTCCTGAGCCTGTCTCATTCTCTATCTTCAGAGGATACACATCTGGCTTACGCCTGTGCAGTAGATGCCAGGCTGCTAACATTCTACGTATAGAAATAAAGTTGAGGAGACAAATAACTGCTGAAAAAGAGACTTTGAGCCGCCCCCTTGTTTTCTATTCCACATCTCACCTCTCCCCTGAAGGACATGCCACCTCCACCTACGATATCTCTTTGGGGCCAAGGGCAAAACAGCTTCCTTCCCCAGGCTAACATAGAAACCACTCCTCCAGcctcattttttcttcaaaatgtttttaaattcctAGTCTGAtggtttctttctgtctttgtgggtttttgttcTCTTCATTCCATTCCTACAATTTCAGAGGGCCCTCGGGAAGGAAAGGAACTGATGTACCACCTTTAGCCAAAGCCAGTCTTTccattaaattgaaaatttacgtttatttttttttaaccagaaggAAGTacaccaaaatgtttttatttttatatttcaagagGAGTTTCATGTCTTAGAAAATTTTCCCTGTACATTCACAGAAATTGTTAGTAAGGAGAAACGATGAGAAATGGCCACTGGGATGGCAGTGCTGTGACCAGTGGTCTGGGCCCAGGCACGAGCTACTTAGCAATCCATTGCCATTTGGAATATTGTGCAGTTAGAGGCAGGATTATGTGGCAAATGTCCCTTTCAATTTGTATTCCATAAAATTGGGCTTATGCCTGGCACCAGGATAAGTGGAATGGGTAGGCAGGTTAATTAAAAGGCCGTGTGAAAAATCTCCACTTAAAAATCCCAATGGTCGAGCCTCTTTACGTGCAGGATGGAGTCAAGAGTCTTTCCACCTCTTCTCTAACTAGATACAAAATGTTATTAATTAAGCAAGGCACAGTTTGGATATCGCCCATCTGAAGGGTTTAATTTCAGGCCCGCGCTTTAGTGCCTCCAGTGATTTGAGCATTGAAGAGAGTACCTCGGCTTCCAGCCTTCCGTGGTCCTGTCTTGCTTCATCACAAACACCTGTCCCTTAGTGCCACCAAACTGACCTTCTGTTAATTCTCGGAAGCCTTCTCAGCACCTGCCGCTAATTAGTTGCTTTCTTACTTACATGCCATTCTGCGCACACCTCAATAAAGCATGTATCTTATTGTTTCTACCACAGCTTGCCTGTCCTTCACCATACTAGACGATATACTTGTCGCTCTGGCTGGGATTTATTTACTTAATCTATCTCTGGAACGCTCTTGGCTGCTTCGATAGGCACTTAGTACTTAATTGTATTATTATAAGTGTGATTCTTTGATGTTTggaaatgacttttctttttttttgattctttaaaGGTGATCCTAGACCTTGAGGAAGAAAGGCAGAGGCACGCACAGGACACCGCAGAAGGAGATGACGTCACCTACATGctagagaaggagagagagcgGCTGACGCAACAGGTGATTAAGGTGGAGGGGTCCCCAGCAGCATTTGCCTAGAATAGCATTTCTCAGAGATTGTTCTGCAGGGTGTCAATTCGTGTTGCTCAAGAAACAGGGCTTTGTTGTCAGATAAGCCTGGGAATTACTGgattaaacaaagttaaacaggTTTCTAACTTCAATTTCTTAGACCCTTTAGTAGGAAAAAGCATGTTGTAAGTCTTCAAGGACAAGATGGGTATTCTTCGTTTAGCAAACCTGTGttttcatgaaatctttttttaacataGATCGCTCACTGTGGGACTACCGTTTCATAGAACACCCTTTGGGGAACACTGACTTTGAGCAGTCAAACTTTTTTTTGACTCcagtaagaaatgcattttacatCACACAGGCCTGAAACAAAAATCTCATGAAATCATACATAACCCTTACTGTTTCCAATACTCActgatgttttctgttttgttttttaaaagttctggtCATGACTCACTACATTGGTTTCCCGATCCATTAATGGGtctcaaagtttaaaaaataccGACTAAAAGGCTTCCTTTAAATGGGGTTGGGATGACGATGAAAACAGActgccatttgtttgtttttaagaccaGAATTATTACTGAAGctttaaaggttttgtttttagcagCACTCATCACAAAATCTGGTTTCTATGgctttctgttttgcttggttCTACTGCTACATACTCTCCACACACCTAAaacacaaggatggttcatcTTCCCACTAATAACCCTGAGACTATATAAGAACTAGAAGAGCTTCCTAAATCAtcaaagaaagattaaatgataatgtgtacatttttgtggcaGGTGTCCTAATATTTGCTCTAAGCACATGGCATACACGACGATCCTGTGTGCCAGGAACAGTTAGTTAGCCAGGGCACTCTCCTTACAGTAGTTTTTCAATATATCTCTGTTGTTTTACTCTAATCAAGATGTGTGGTGgcattttttgttgtcattgttttctaGTTGGAATttgaaaaatcccaagtaaaaaagtttgaaaaagagCAGAAGAAGCTCTCCAGTCAGCTGGAAGAGGAGCGTTCCCGCCACAAGCAGCTGTCCTCCATGCTGGTACTTGAGTGCAAGAAAGCCACCAGCAAGGCAGCCGAGGAGGGACAGAAGGCCGGAGAGCTGAGCCTGAAACTGGAGAAGGAGAGGAGCCGGGTGAGTAAGCTGGAGGAAGAGCTGGCAGCTGAGAGGAAGCGTGGCTTACAGACCGAGGCCCAGGTGGAGAAGCAGTTGTCGGAGTTTGATATCGAAAGAGAACAACTGAGAGCAAAACTGAACCGAGAAGAGAACCGGACCAGAACCTTGAAAGAAGAGATGGAAAGTTTGAAGAAGATAGTGAAGGACCTAGAAGCTTCTCACCAGCCTAGTAGTCCTACTGAGCAGCCGAAGAAACCGGTAACCGTGTCTAAAGGCACACTGACCGAGCTTCCCGTGCTCGTGTCTGTATTCTGCCAAACGGAGAGTTCTCAGGCAGAAAGAGCCCATGCAAGCAACGTAGCCAAGGCGACAAGTACTGGGCTGCCTGGTCCCACCACGCCTACATACTCCTATGCAAAGACCAATGGCCATTTTGACCCAGAGATACAAACTACCAAGGAGTTGGTTACAGGCAGCAGTGTAGAAAACCAAGTGCCTCCACGAGAGAAATCTGTGGCATTGGCCCAAGAGAAAACAGTGGAGAATGGCGGTTCTCCGGTGGGAATGGAGAGTCCTGTGCCAATGCCCGGTCACCTGCCTTCTAGTGCGAGCTCACTGTCTCCCTGCAGCactgcctcctcctctctctcgTCTTCTCCTTGCTCTTCCCCAGTACTAACTAAGCGTTTATTGGGGTCATCAGCCAGCAGCCCCGGCTACCAGTCATCCTACCAAGTAGGGATCAACCAGCGGTTCCATGCAGCTCGGCACAAATTTCAATCCCAAGCAGATCAGGACCAACAAGCCAGTGGCCTGCAGAGCCCTCCATCCAGGGATCTGTCCCCCACCCTCATAGACAACTCTGCCGCCAAGCAGCTGGCCCGAAACACGGTCACTCAGGTGCTCTCCAGATTCACCAGCCAACAAGGGCCAATCAAGCCCGTCTCTCCCAACAGCTCTCCCTTTGGCACAGACTATCGCAATCTGGCCAACACTGCCAACCCAAGAGGTGACACCAGCCATTCACCCACTCCAGGGAAAGTGTCCAGCCCTCTGAGTCCCCTGTCTCCAGGGATCAAGTCTCCTACCATCCCCAGAGCTGAGAGAGGAAACCCCCCACCCATCCCACCCAAAAAACCTGGCCTCACTCCTTCTCCATCCACTACCACCCCACTGACCAAAATTCATTCCCAGGCGTCCTCTTTGACCACCACAGAAGACCTTGCGAGCAGCTGCTCTTCGAATGCCGTCGTCGCCAACGGCAAGGACGTTGAGATACTTCTGCCGACCAGCAGCTAGTCCCTAGGAGGGGGGCTCCACATTTGACATTCCATCAGATTTCGTCCAAGAGCTCAGAGTCAAACATTGAGTCAgatcatgttatttattttgatagtaGCTGAAATCATCTGTATAATACATTTAGTGTATTAcacctttttgtatttttttaagtagaaactGAGTAGTGTGGATTTTTATGACTCACCTCTTTGTACTATAAAGCTAGACGGGCACCTCAAAGATGTCTCAAGCTCAGCAGGCACCATTGTGTTGTGATGAAGAAAGCTAATTGATTACCAGGTGGTGACTTGCTGTCTATTTGGGGACTAGAATCACTCGACACTCATTTTGAATTATGCAGAAGTGGTTCATGCGGATTTTTATTCCAGATCCAgacaaacatgttttaaaaagtgcctGAAATAAGACTGCCACGTGAATGTGATTCTGcagcaaaaacacaaaacagctCGTTTAGTTGCAGAAAATGAGATCCTCTGAATTCTGAATGTTAAAAACCAACTCTGCTTTTTAATCCTCTCTTACTGTTTTTAATGCTACAAGCTTTGTGTTCAGAAACAAGGCTGCCTAAGTAGAATGGGAATCCTAAAGGTCGAGTGAACTTACAACAAAGCTGAACTTTGTAGAACCCGTGAGAAACCCTCCTGAGCATTAAGCAGCTGGGTGCTGACTTTCTtgtacttttgaaaaaataagtcaCTCCCA
This DNA window, taken from Rhinolophus ferrumequinum isolate MPI-CBG mRhiFer1 chromosome 22, mRhiFer1_v1.p, whole genome shotgun sequence, encodes the following:
- the CTTNBP2NL gene encoding CTTNBP2 N-terminal-like protein isoform X2 produces the protein MNLEKLSKPELLTLFSILEGELEARDLVIEALKAQHRDTFIEERYGKYNISDPLMALQRDFETLKEKNDGEKQPVCTNPLSVLKVVMKQCKNMQERMLSQLAAAESRHRKVILDLEEERQRHAQDTAEGDDVTYMLEKERERLTQQLEFEKSQVKKFEKEQKKLSSQLEEERSRHKQLSSMLVLECKKATSKAAEEGQKAGELSLKLEKERSRVSKLEEELAAERKRGLQTEAQVEKQLSEFDIEREQLRAKLNREENRTRTLKEEMESLKKIVKDLEASHQPSSPTEQPKKPVTVSKGTLTELPVLVSVFCQTESSQAERAHASNVAKATSTGLPGPTTPTYSYAKTNGHFDPEIQTTKELVTGSSVENQVPPREKSVALAQEKTVENGGSPVGMESPVPMPGHLPSSASSLSPCSTASSSLSSSPCSSPVLTKRLLGSSASSPGYQSSYQVGINQRFHAARHKFQSQADQDQQASGLQSPPSRDLSPTLIDNSAAKQLARNTVTQVLSRFTSQQGPIKPVSPNSSPFGTDYRNLANTANPRGDTSHSPTPGKVSSPLSPLSPGIKSPTIPRAERGNPPPIPPKKPGLTPSPSTTTPLTKIHSQASSLTTTEDLASSCSSNAVVANGKDVEILLPTSS
- the CTTNBP2NL gene encoding CTTNBP2 N-terminal-like protein isoform X1, which translates into the protein MPEQAFKMNLEKLSKPELLTLFSILEGELEARDLVIEALKAQHRDTFIEERYGKYNISDPLMALQRDFETLKEKNDGEKQPVCTNPLSVLKVVMKQCKNMQERMLSQLAAAESRHRKVILDLEEERQRHAQDTAEGDDVTYMLEKERERLTQQLEFEKSQVKKFEKEQKKLSSQLEEERSRHKQLSSMLVLECKKATSKAAEEGQKAGELSLKLEKERSRVSKLEEELAAERKRGLQTEAQVEKQLSEFDIEREQLRAKLNREENRTRTLKEEMESLKKIVKDLEASHQPSSPTEQPKKPVTVSKGTLTELPVLVSVFCQTESSQAERAHASNVAKATSTGLPGPTTPTYSYAKTNGHFDPEIQTTKELVTGSSVENQVPPREKSVALAQEKTVENGGSPVGMESPVPMPGHLPSSASSLSPCSTASSSLSSSPCSSPVLTKRLLGSSASSPGYQSSYQVGINQRFHAARHKFQSQADQDQQASGLQSPPSRDLSPTLIDNSAAKQLARNTVTQVLSRFTSQQGPIKPVSPNSSPFGTDYRNLANTANPRGDTSHSPTPGKVSSPLSPLSPGIKSPTIPRAERGNPPPIPPKKPGLTPSPSTTTPLTKIHSQASSLTTTEDLASSCSSNAVVANGKDVEILLPTSS